Proteins from a single region of Streptomyces glaucescens:
- a CDS encoding helix-turn-helix domain-containing protein: MTLEERVRAAVAALMHATGESQTDVAAALGVSQAQVSRRQSGSAAWSLADCDAVAEHFGIDPLDLLAGPTRAFEALPQERRRRPARRGTARALPEREAPP, translated from the coding sequence ATGACTCTGGAGGAGCGGGTTCGCGCCGCCGTGGCCGCGCTGATGCACGCCACCGGCGAATCCCAGACGGACGTCGCCGCCGCGCTGGGCGTCAGTCAGGCGCAGGTCAGCCGTCGGCAGTCCGGCAGCGCGGCGTGGAGCCTCGCCGACTGCGACGCCGTCGCCGAACACTTCGGCATCGACCCACTGGACCTCCTGGCGGGCCCCACCCGGGCCTTCGAGGCCCTGCCGCAGGAGCGGCGCCGACGGCCCGCCCGCCGCGGAACCGCGCGGGCGCTGCCGGAGCGGGAGGCACCGCCATGA